The following nucleotide sequence is from Podospora bellae-mahoneyi strain CBS 112042 chromosome 1 map unlocalized CBS112042p_1, whole genome shotgun sequence.
CAGACATCTGGAGGCTATACAGAGCCTTCTTTAGCCTGCAGACTCTTTTGGTACCGTCGTTAAAGATCCCTATTAAGGATCTTGATGCTACTAAAGATCATTAGCTGAATTAAATTACTATTTTATGCTttgatgtccttgatggAGTTAACTTACGATTATGTTCTAATACAGTAATCATCACCTTTTTCTTCCAGAAGTTATAATTTTGCTGGGAAACCCTGCCGTTTCACAAAGCCCTACGTAACCTCATATTGATATCGTTTGCATAGTCTGGGCGCACCGTGAAAAGTACGAGACCGGCTGTCTGTACTGAGGTTAGCAAGCACTCCAATGTGCCAGTGTTAAAGATCGATAGAGCTAGATTACTCTGGCGCCATCTGAGGACACCATGGCTGCACGACGCTGTATCACGACCCTGGCACAAGGACGAAAATAACGAttggttgaggaagaaccAATCAGGAGCAGGGGAGAAGTAGCCAATTAAATAAGACAGAACGTGCTCAATGTGGTCGGAACGAGGAAGCAGGGTGCTCAGGGTGCTCAGGAGACTGAGCAGGGTGAGCACAATGGGAAGAGTTCTCACGGGCTCCACTACCCcggaaagggaaagggaaagatAGAGGAAAGAGGCGCACCATTCGCTATCTTATGCTTCCTTCGCATTTTCCCTAGCCAGGTTACTAAGGTAAAGAGAATTGTTTATTTTACTTATAAGTTAAGAGACCATGGCAATATTTGGTCAAAAGTTGGTTGTAATTATGTAGATCatcctccaaatcccaagTAGGGCACCAATCGTCGCTGGCTAGGAAAAGAGCTAAGAGCGTAAGTACAATAGCCCTATAATGATACTTACTTGCTGACCCATTAGATTCGGAAAATGCAAGCTGACAGAGCCCCGGCAGTGCTCCTGGATGGTCATATTCGCAGATTCGACTGGTGGTCAGGATGTCCTTATTGGGTTAATGGAAATAACGAGCGCGAGGAATATCCAGTACATCCTAATGGCTATATACGGACATTTGCTCGTGGCGCATGGCACTGGGTTGACGCGAATGGAAATGATGTCTTGGACGGGAAGGGACTGGTTGTTTGGGATACTCTTAGCCACGAGTACTGATATCTGTAGTAGCTTCTGACTAATCTAGTTTTGGTGCCTAGAAAAGTGGATCCCACGTGTTTGCTTGTGCTACCTTCTTCCTCTGTTTATAAAAACCTTGAGCCAATTCCACCTTGCTTAATTTTCCTGCGTTTTAACCATTCTACTCCGTCACTCTACCCTGTCAATTGCTTTAAGATggaagacgatgaagacTGCGGAACTAAGGTATATACTCTAACTTCTAAATactaataatttaattagTATTAATTGTAGTTCTATAGGATATACAGTTTGGCTTCCGACGTTTTCGAGCACCTGCAAAACGAATTTACGCGAATCGGAATGTCTTTCTCTTAGATGTCCCGCCGAATCCAATTGCTAGCTGGCTATTATTTTGGATGCCGCAGCTCGTCTGCTGGCTACAGCGATTGCTGCCAGAGTGGTTCTTGCCGACAACTGTCATTCTAAAGGAGCGAAACCCCACCAAGGCTGATGACTACGAAAACGAAATCGACACATACCTGCATCTTCGATCCCTCCAGGGCACCCATATCCCGCGTTTGTTTGGTGAAGTAACCGTCAGCGACCCCCACGCGCAGAGATACCGGATCAGTAAGCGACCCACTCCTGCTATCCTCCTGGAAAACGTCGAAGGAGTGTCGCTATACAATCTTCCAACTGAAGAGCTAGGGAATCCGGACCTTCTTAGGGGACTCAAGGATATATATAACCTACTTACGGAAAAAGGGGTTGTTCATGGGGATCCAAAGCTCCACAACTTTTTACGTGTTGATCAGAGGATCGTTGCTATCGACTTTGAGTTGTCCAACCCTCTTCCTAGTGATATAACGAATGAGCTTGAATTGAGGGACTTAGTGAGCGAGATTGCGCAACGGGAAAAGCAGGCACAGGGAGCAGGATCCAAACGTTTGGTCTCGGGCGTCTATTTTATAGAGGGGGGTTTACAAGTGCGGACGGATTTACGGTCTTCCAGCACGACGACCTATAACGAGCAGAGGGGTGACGAGGGGCTATCTACCCTGGGAGCTCAGCTACCTAAGGTATATTCTCGGCACGGGCGTGTTGGGCTGCGGCCGGGAACGATATATGGTGggcgaggtggagaggtggagaggtgaagtagtgagaaagagagggaggaCATTGGAGGTTAGCGGAAAGTGAGATATGGGAGGTACACTCGGGAAGGATGGATGGGCACTAACGGGAGTAGGAGGGGTTTCTATGTTGGAGCCGAGCGGCTGGACTTATCTGCCGCTTAGCTGTTCTCCCTTGGTCAAATCGCATGTCAGGCAAAGCCAAGCTCCAGCGCGCCGACGAGCGCCAAATACACGCTCCACTCCCTAGTGGTTCAGCTGCGCGGCCGTAAGCGCCATGGTTTCTCTGTCGTACAGGATGCCGTCATCGGGGTAGACCTCTCAGAGCCTTAGCCCTGATCTCGGCGGACCAATCGAGCAGCATCTAGCGGTGCCAGTACTGTAAAATAGACATTAGGCTCGGGATTACCTGGTGGAATGGCGCGACCATAATCTCGATGTTGTAGAGGGACCTGGAAGTTGTGTGGGGACCTGAAAGTTGACCTGAAAGTTGTGGGGGGACCTAaaagttgttgttgcggaggaggaagagaggggcaTAGCAGCCTGGGGTTGTTTTGTCTCCGTCGTCCACATGGATCGCATTTAGCAGCCCAGTCGCCCAGTAACCCAGCTGTTGAATTGTCAGGACAGTCAGGGCGGTAAATTCAGGGGTATCATCTGACTGGCAGAGCAGGGGTATCAGGGTTATCAGGGTCTGGGCATCGCCCGACCGACTTTGAAAGCGACATCGAACATCTGCAGCCTAATCAACACATTGCCCGCCCTAGAGCTTCTCATGCTCCAATTGTAAGCACTTCAACCTGTGATACTGTGGATACGTGGCTGTTGGTCTTACCAACACCAGTCGCCCAGCCACCTAGCTGTGGTGCGAGCACGTGCAAACCGCTTAGCTGCAAGACCATAAACTCCACCTGTTAAGTCGTGGCAATCGACTCAAAAAGGCGCCCCACAGCGGCCCGCCGCGTCGCGCCAAGAGATTTACTACGACAGGGGTCATATCCAGTCCATCCAACGTTCCTTGACAATGTCACATACGGAGCTCATCTCGTCTGTTTCTAATCTCACACAAGATACCGAGCCAGAAAATGGTCAGCACACTGGAGGCGTTAGGGGCTGGTGGCCTTGGACGTCCCCTCTCAGTGCGTACCCAATACAAAGCCTCTTCTGTTCGAACAAGTTGTACTGTGATAAGCCATTGCACCGATGCTAAGACGGGAAGTCTACCTTATATGATTACGCGCTGGCTACTGTGTTGCCTATTTGAAGCCTTCTTGGCTTGCGGTAGCGACGTTTTTGATCGCTACACTCAATGCTCAGTCAGAAGCGGAGGAATTCTTGACTTTCTTGACAATTAGAAATTTGAGCCTTTCCGAGGCTTATATCAGTTGAGCTTAGAATAATGTCACAACAAGGCAGGCTTGGTAGGCAAAGCTATTATATTCTTATTGACTGAATTCTAAGCTaaaggagggaaaggaaaggaaggcTTTGTCTAACAAGGTTTGCAGGAATTTCGTGTGCGAGCTTGTGAGAGCTTGGACCATGCAAACAGTGGATGTGGGGCTTGGATACGATAAGGGTCTGGCAAGTGGGACCACTTGGAAGAGGGGCGCCCAGTGCCATGACATGCTAACCGTGATCCGCATCACCTTTCTCACCTGTGGCTCACCTGCACAGGGAAGGCTAGCATTTCAAAGATAAACTTGTATAAAACTTGGTATCATGTACTCCCTGCTATGCCTTCGCTTTCAGTAACTACGAAGATTCCAaatccatcatcaacttccaCAATCTCCACAGTGACCGGACTGTCCTGTTCTCACCATCGCCTACTTCATCTTGTAGGTAACTCTACCAAAGTCTCCTTCGCGTTTCAAATCAACGACAGAAAGATACATAGATATCTTGGTTGTCAATAGGCACCTGGGTACTCTCGAAAGATGATGCTGGGAACCTCCCATACAGTAATAGGTAGAGGTAGAAGTAGATGAGAAACGCCTACCTTTTCACATGTTGACATCTCCTCGGAAGTACCCTGGCAGCTTCAGAATTTTGGGGCGGTGAACTTGAATGCAGTTTTATCTCGGTATCAAAGTCACCATCGAATTGTAAACCTGGGGCTTTTGAGCAGCATCCCAAAGACCAAAGACAGAAATACCCCGGAGAGATGTAGAAGATGACGCGGCAGATTGGGGCGAGGTAGATTTCTAACTTGAGaaccaggtaggtaggttagATGCGCCTGCATCCGGCCATTGCACATTCAGGGCTGGGATGAAGTTGCTCCCATTGACAGCATAGAAGGTGATTAGTGCCTAGGTTTTCGGCCGGGATGCGGACTCCAGATCACTGAATGCTGCAACACGTCAATCAACAATATACCTGATCACCGAGTAGAAGAAATCCCGTCCAGCACCCCGAAACCGCTCCTTCTCAGCTCGACTTGCTACTACCCCTccactcccaaaccccaGCCCTTCATATCCTCCACTCCCCAATCCACCGTCCCCAACTGACCAATCTGAGCGTTCGACTCCGAGTCCGGCGCCCGCTCGGCACACTGGGCGAGATACACGTCAACGCTGTCAATGATCGCCGGTGGGATCAGGGCCTGCCGCTTTTCCTCGTGCCCAAGCACCACCGAGAAGAGCACCGTATTCTCGGGTGTCGAGGTGGGATCAAGATACTTGAGGAAGCGCTTGCGGTTTGCAACTAAGATGGCGGGCGTTAGTATGCGTTGGCTGATCTTGGGTTGAGATGAGCAGGGAGAATGGGCGAGGAGTGAGGGAATATGGGGAGAGACGGTTGGCAACACGCACCCCATCGCGGTGTCCACAGTGCCAGTGGCTTGCACTTATCCGggttcttctccttgtcctcagGGAACTCGAACATCTTGGGGATCCAGGCTTTCCTGAGGCCTGCCCACGCGGTGGCGTCAACAGTCACGGCGCAGTCCCAGGGATAGCCCTTGGATGGGTCGAAGTCAGGGAAGTCGTGGAAAGCGGGCGAGATATAGGTCCCTGTCCCAAGCTGACGGCCCATGGTGCCGCGAGATTGCACGGCTTTGCCACCATTTGCGTTGATGGCGTCGGCTTCTTCCTGGGCGGGCGGGGGCCGTGTTagttggttgggttggtaTGGGTGGGTTAGTGTGTAGACAGACGGACCTTTGAGACGATGCGATATCCGATGTGAATTCTCCCACCGGCGCGTTTGTGTATCGTACCGCCGTCGAAGGGGATGGCGGCAACGGAGGCGGCAAGCGCCACGAGGGCCCAGAACTTCATTGTCTGGTTCGCGTTCGGGGCACAATGAACGACGGTGGGTGAGATAGGAAGGGTTAAAGTGGTCACTACCACCACGGGGGAGAAGGGTTGAAGTGGGAGAgaggcggagggaggggaaggtagAAGAACATTTGAGATACCTATTTGATGAGCGGCCAAGTAATAAGAGAATTGCCGAGAACAAGGGAAGCGGATTCGAAGGAGCGTGGTAGCCAAGACGGGGATTACTTACAGTGCCAAGTCCTAAGACTAAATTACATTCCACATACATCAGTGCTGCCGGACTACCTATATCACGAACCGCTGAATCAGGGGCCCTAATCGCATACTCCCAGAggaatacctacctactgGGGTCTTAAACACCGCTTCAGAAGAATGGTTCAGTACAGCAAAAAGGCACGCAGCAATGATTGCCACTCTGTATCATGAACACCACCTCGTGAGTTTACCTTCTGACATCTTTTGCTATATAACCAGTCGGGATCCTTCTTGTGTGTGCCATGAAGAGAAACACCATGACCCCCCTGGATCAAAACTCCAAAGAATCGGTTTTCCGAACTCCGATCTAATTTCCTTTCTGTTTTCTTGGTTCTTCTTACCTCATAATTTTCAAATTCTTCATagccccaacaccaacaaaataAAAGGGTCAGAACTAATAACCGGCCAGCGGGTAGGTGGACTCCTCGTCATCACGTTATATTGTAACTGGTGTGACAATTGAGTGGAGACACCAACCTGGTGTTTCCACCAACCTGATGTTTCCACCAACAGAAATATCACCACGAAGATCATGGTAAGGCATTTTACGAGTTCTCCTGGTGTCACTAATATTGCAAATAAGTATCGTATGGTACGCCGCACCATAACATATATCAATCATATGCATTATTGATGTCATGTCACATGCTTATCCGTGTCTAGGTATGACGGAGGTGTCCGGTGGATTCCGATCTATTCATCTCTGAACAAGGGGCCAAAATGACGGATGGGGACTTTTGTGCAGAGATTATACTCCATAGTTTGCCCGTCATTATGGGGATGTAGAAATTGCAACTGCGGAAAACCTCGACGGCCAAGACTGACTACGCTCACAGGGTTGAGAACTTCGAATGTCCGAGCCTCCGACCACATCGCCGGACTCTATCATCCGCAGTTTTCCTCATTGTCGCTCACTCTGCTTCTCTGCTATGTGTTTGAGCAAAGAGCAAATTGAAGCACCGTGGGCAGGCAAGTCATTACCATCACCTGCAAAGACCTTCTTGGCCCTGTTTTGATTGCATGGGAATCCAATTAGCCGTCCATCAACCGCCCACCCAGAAATGTGTCGTTCCAATAAGGGCTGGCTTGGTGATTCCCATACCTACCcaggtacctaggtaccctATTGATTGCGGGGTCACTAACTGCAGGACGTCCCTGGCCACGAGAAGTGGATTGTCTGCCACCGGAAGCCCATAACTATTCTCTCTACCCCCTTCCATTTCTCCCTCTTTTGATCTTACAGCTTCTTTATCCTCTCATTCCCTTGCTGCTTGTGTCAAGTTATTGTTCCCACGTTCCTTACCGGTGGCTGACGACGATGTGGTTCTCACCGTCACCAGTCTCGGCCGGAGCGTTGGCCTCCCTCCTGCTGTCTCAGGCAACGGCGTTACAAGTAAACGGCGGCTCTGACAGGTTGAACTCATACCTGGCGGCACACCCAGTTCCAACAAAgcctgccgccgctgccgtccCGGCatccgccaaccccaacacacTTGCTCCAGAGCTGGTGAACTTGGCGCTCAGTCACTGCCCAGCAGGATGCGATGAGTCCGGCTTGCGTCCGGGAAACTGGACCCTGTACCCCCGACTGGGTCGGTTGTTGATGTGCAACCAGACGATGCTGCTCGACTTCTCCCTATACACGTCTCTGCGCAAGGATGAGACTATTCGAGCTTGCACTGCCAGTTCTGCAATCACGTTGGGCGCAAGCAACATCGGAAACACCACTCATGAGGAGGCATCTTGCCTGCCCGGCGGCAGCTTGACCCAGGTCCAAGAGTCACTGCAATTGGCTTTCAACAAGACCGACACCCCAGCCACGCTAGAGGACTTCGACGCCGCCGCACAACAACTCATCGCCATGCTGTCCCAACGAGAAGACTCGAACTGCAACGACACAACCTCCTTCGCCTATTCCAACTCCGTGGCTGTCGGTCTTTTCGCCGGATCAGGAGTCCGTGGCATCCCGGCAACTGTGCTCCAGCAGCTCACCTCGAAGATAAAGAGCACCGGTTTCTCGGGAAGCTTTGTTGCGCAGCTGTGTTCCAAGGGCGGCCGGAGCTCGAAATACAGCTTCGGCATTGTCGCGAGCGGAGATCGCGATGTAAGCCTTGTCCAAGATGCTGTCGCCACATGGGCGTCGGGCAAATGCATCACTTCCTTTGACGACGCAGAAGATTGGCTTGACATCACACTGTCCGTACCGAGTCttgtcagcagcagcaccgctGGACTCGGAAACAGCACTGCCGGCTTCGGAAACAGCACTGCCCGTGCCACCCGGTCAAGAGATGGCAGTTCGGCTATGTTGAATCGACGAGCTGAGTGTTCGACGATCCAGGTTTCCTCTGGCGATACTTGTGAGTACTCCCGATAACAAAATCCTCCGATGGACAGTCGGGCGACAGTGAACGGGAAGAGACTCACCCTCCGTTTAGGCGAATCTTTGGCAGCCGAGTGCGGCATCTCTCCTTACGACTTCACCGTCTATAACCCCAGCAGCACACTCTGCTCGACTCTGGTAGCAGGCCAGCACGTCTGCTGCTCCGCCGGCACGATGCCCGATTTCCGCCCGCAGCCCAACCCTGACGGAACCTGCGCCGCGCACTACGTCGTACCAGGCGAGAGCTGCTCGGTTCTTGGCGCAGCGAACAGCCTCACGAATGCTGAGATCGAGAGCTTCAACACTAATACTTGGGGCTGGCAGGGCTGCGGAAATGTACAGGCGTACCAGTTCATCTGCCTGAGCACGGGCGCGCCGCCCATGCCCGCGCCGATTGCGAATGCTGTCTGCGGACCACAAAAGCCGGGAACGGTACAGCCAGGGCCGGGTATCAGTCTTGCGAGCTT
It contains:
- a CDS encoding uncharacterized protein (EggNog:ENOG503PF8M) yields the protein MEDDEDCGTKDIQFGFRRFRAPAKRIYANRNVFLLDVPPNPIASWLLFWMPQLVCWLQRLLPEWFLPTTVILKERNPTKADDYENEIDTYLHLRSLQGTHIPRLFGEVTVSDPHAQRYRISKRPTPAILLENVEGVSLYNLPTEELGNPDLLRGLKDIYNLLTEKGVVHGDPKLHNFLRVDQRIVAIDFELSNPLPSDITNELELRDLVSEIAQREKQAQGAGSKRLVSGVYFIEGGLQVRTDLRSSSTTTYNEQRGDEGLSTLGAQLPKVYSRHGRVGLRPGTIYGGRGGEVER
- a CDS encoding uncharacterized protein (EggNog:ENOG503P7KU); the encoded protein is MKFWALVALAASVAAIPFDGGTIHKRAGGRIHIGYRIVSKEEADAINANGGKAVQSRGTMGRQLGTGTYISPAFHDFPDFDPSKGYPWDCAVTVDATAWAGLRKAWIPKMFEFPEDKEKNPDKCKPLALWTPRWVANRKRFLKYLDPTSTPENTVLFSVVLGHEEKRQALIPPAIIDSVDVYLAQCAERAPDSESNAQIGQLGTVDWGVEDMKGWGLGVEG